Proteins encoded within one genomic window of Gammaproteobacteria bacterium:
- a CDS encoding TonB-dependent receptor codes for MKIRMYGVRLLASGAVLIAGAAWAENDAPQSSRARTIELDPILIEGESAPPLSLPALPSELNVDGPFGSRRSVLDTPRAVTPISKNLIDRANIVEIRDLQRVAPNTYAPNTFGVASLPEIRGQLGEVFQDGLRRQGGNNGFGAPLSFNSFDQIDVVKGPPPVVLGSTQRVGGFINLIPKRPDLNQARGSLELQAGSWDRYLQQLDYSRPLDQGRSGVRISVENRNEGSYYDFVEYDSQSVFAAYRLKPDAATVFDLNFEYFNVDFTDNGGWNRSTQELIDNGTYITGEGLQPDGSSIPAPGAVISPTGTAQIPRSRVLTDPDDINGNESIIANARFERTIAPGWRVASRGIYQHFEREEIAQNSFVEIIDDADTVENRTELIIDYASGLFGLRTHQQSTVGLDVRYHDVTGYSQFTTEADNPIDLTAPVESRRIPLTPAQRSALVELRPGVFVSPGGQYDLDGDGEGDFMISDTTDSTHYQIGAFAQQDVQLTPRWSVLGGVRGDWYDVIARDPIPPPGVEAAEDSTQELLGSANGSLTFKPVPSVATYAAVSYSESTSNSLGGGFVLGEGNQIDAEDLATETRLYEVGVKYAPENADWYADLALFDQTRSLRNRDGSNSGIKTRGVEAQLAYQPEQAYFNLAASYLDARFDDASAVQDSRAVVDAFDDSRPDIINGTGIGSPNVTVFAPSDRRVQGLPDVLVSALAGYEFFSGLGVDASVVYTSSFPLDYLGTVKIRDQYTLNAAAHYFWRRINTDFRLDVLNLTDQENFSPIFDGGFFGSTLVFPEQPISALLSVRHHF; via the coding sequence ATGAAAATCCGTATGTATGGAGTAAGGCTTTTGGCGTCAGGCGCGGTTTTAATCGCAGGTGCTGCGTGGGCCGAGAACGACGCGCCGCAATCTAGTCGCGCCCGGACGATAGAGCTCGACCCCATATTGATCGAGGGCGAATCCGCGCCCCCGCTTTCCCTGCCGGCTTTGCCGAGCGAACTAAACGTGGATGGGCCGTTCGGATCCCGCCGCTCCGTGCTCGATACTCCGCGTGCGGTAACGCCGATTTCGAAAAACCTGATCGACCGCGCGAACATCGTTGAAATCCGCGATCTGCAAAGGGTGGCGCCAAACACTTACGCGCCGAATACGTTCGGTGTCGCCAGCCTGCCGGAGATCCGCGGTCAGTTGGGCGAAGTCTTTCAGGACGGACTACGCCGGCAGGGCGGGAACAACGGGTTTGGCGCGCCGCTCTCCTTCAATAGCTTCGACCAGATCGATGTGGTCAAAGGCCCGCCCCCGGTGGTGCTCGGGTCAACACAGAGAGTCGGCGGCTTTATCAATCTGATCCCCAAACGGCCAGATCTCAACCAGGCTCGCGGGAGCCTGGAATTGCAAGCCGGTAGTTGGGATCGCTATCTGCAGCAACTCGACTATTCGAGACCACTGGATCAAGGTCGCTCCGGCGTGCGCATCTCGGTCGAGAACCGTAACGAGGGGAGCTACTACGATTTTGTAGAGTACGACAGCCAGAGCGTGTTTGCGGCCTACCGGCTCAAGCCGGATGCAGCCACAGTGTTCGATTTGAACTTCGAGTACTTCAACGTCGATTTTACCGACAACGGCGGCTGGAATCGGTCCACGCAGGAATTGATCGATAACGGCACCTATATCACCGGCGAAGGTTTGCAGCCGGATGGCTCCAGCATACCGGCCCCAGGCGCCGTCATCAGCCCGACAGGGACGGCGCAGATTCCTCGCAGCCGCGTACTCACCGATCCGGATGACATCAACGGCAACGAGAGCATTATCGCCAACGCGCGCTTTGAACGAACAATCGCGCCCGGATGGCGCGTGGCCAGCCGCGGGATCTATCAGCACTTCGAGCGCGAGGAAATTGCCCAGAACAGCTTCGTGGAGATCATCGACGACGCCGATACGGTCGAGAATCGCACCGAGCTCATCATCGATTATGCGTCCGGTCTGTTCGGTCTGCGCACGCACCAGCAATCGACGGTCGGACTCGACGTGCGTTATCACGACGTCACCGGCTACAGCCAGTTCACGACCGAGGCGGACAACCCGATCGACCTGACCGCGCCCGTGGAAAGCCGGCGCATTCCGTTGACTCCCGCGCAACGTTCGGCGCTGGTGGAATTGCGGCCCGGCGTTTTCGTCTCTCCCGGGGGGCAATACGATCTCGACGGAGACGGCGAAGGAGATTTCATGATCTCCGACACCACGGACTCGACGCACTATCAGATCGGCGCCTTCGCCCAGCAGGACGTCCAATTGACCCCCCGCTGGAGCGTGCTGGGCGGCGTGCGCGGCGACTGGTATGACGTCATCGCCCGCGACCCCATCCCGCCGCCCGGGGTCGAAGCCGCGGAGGATTCAACGCAGGAATTGCTCGGTTCCGCCAATGGCAGTTTGACGTTCAAGCCCGTCCCGTCCGTTGCGACGTACGCGGCCGTGAGCTACAGCGAATCGACCTCCAACAGCCTGGGCGGCGGTTTCGTGCTGGGAGAGGGCAATCAGATCGATGCGGAGGACCTGGCCACCGAAACCCGGCTCTACGAGGTCGGCGTGAAATATGCTCCCGAGAACGCGGATTGGTATGCTGATCTTGCGCTGTTCGACCAGACGCGCTCGCTGCGAAATCGCGACGGCAGCAACAGCGGCATCAAGACGCGGGGGGTGGAGGCGCAGCTCGCTTACCAGCCTGAGCAGGCCTATTTCAACCTTGCGGCGAGCTATCTGGACGCGCGCTTCGACGATGCGTCCGCCGTTCAGGATTCGCGCGCCGTCGTGGACGCCTTCGATGATTCCCGTCCGGATATCATCAACGGCACCGGCATCGGCAGCCCCAACGTCACCGTCTTTGCGCCCAGCGATCGGCGCGTGCAAGGTCTGCCGGATGTGCTGGTCTCCGCACTCGCAGGCTACGAGTTTTTTTCGGGCCTTGGTGTGGATGCTTCGGTGGTTTACACCAGTT
- a CDS encoding DUF547 domain-containing protein, whose amino-acid sequence MSYRRKNSVRRQLALLTAGLIFAFRALAAPEAELWERWTAHDAESTMVIDHEVWDGLLKKYIRPTAKGLNRFRYGAVTAADLWVLADYLAALQAERISGHNRSEQRAYWINLYNAATIKSVLEHYPVESIRDINLGGGFFTTGPWSEPFLKVEGESLSLDDIEHRILRPIWKNALIHYSVNCASVGCPNLARTAYTGGNAVRLAQANARAYVNSPRGAWFDEGDLYVSSIYAWFETDFGDSDAGVIAHLEQYAEPSLSKRLASVEEIGDDGYNWSLNDAR is encoded by the coding sequence ATGAGCTATCGACGGAAGAACAGCGTGCGACGGCAACTTGCCTTGCTGACCGCGGGGCTCATTTTCGCTTTCCGCGCATTGGCCGCGCCCGAGGCCGAGCTGTGGGAGCGCTGGACAGCCCACGACGCCGAATCGACGATGGTCATCGACCACGAGGTCTGGGATGGCTTGCTGAAGAAATACATCCGGCCGACCGCAAAGGGCTTGAACCGTTTCCGCTATGGCGCGGTGACGGCGGCGGACCTGTGGGTTCTTGCCGATTATCTTGCCGCGCTACAGGCGGAAAGGATCAGCGGGCACAACCGAAGTGAACAGCGTGCTTACTGGATCAACCTGTACAACGCAGCGACGATCAAATCAGTTCTCGAGCACTACCCGGTGGAGAGCATCCGCGACATCAATCTGGGCGGCGGGTTCTTCACCACCGGGCCCTGGAGCGAGCCGTTTCTCAAAGTTGAAGGCGAGTCATTAAGCCTCGACGACATCGAGCACCGCATCCTGCGCCCGATCTGGAAGAACGCGCTCATTCACTACAGCGTGAACTGCGCGTCGGTCGGTTGTCCGAATCTTGCGCGCACTGCGTACACCGGCGGCAACGCGGTGAGGCTCGCGCAAGCCAACGCCCGCGCATACGTCAATTCGCCGCGCGGCGCGTGGTTTGACGAGGGCGATCTCTATGTCTCCAGCATTTACGCATGGTTCGAAACGGACTTCGGGGACTCCGATGCGGGCGTGATCGCGCATCTTGAGCAATACGCAGAGCCGAGCTTAAGCAAGCGGCTCGCTAGTGTCGAAGAAATCGGCGATGACGGCTACAACTGGAGCTTGAACGACGCCAGGTAA
- a CDS encoding DUF692 domain-containing protein — protein MPGSQSHNERPYLGFGLGLRTEHYETIVNEWPEVDWFEALSENYMVGGGKPLHYLDRIRERYPMVMHGVSLSIGGGDPLDRNYLMQLKTLAERIQPAWISDHLCWTGLHGKNMHDLLPLPYTEEAIAHVVARIVQVQDYLGRRILLENVSSYVTYTQSSISEWEFLSEIVERADCLLLLDINNIYVSARNHGFDALDYLRGVPAARVCQFHLAGHTTGDGGLLIDTHDHPVIDPVWTLYAQAVRRFGFVSTMIERDSNIPALPELLTELDCARCIAKPILAELAA, from the coding sequence ATGCCAGGCAGCCAATCCCATAACGAGCGCCCCTACCTCGGTTTCGGCCTGGGGTTGCGCACCGAGCACTACGAGACCATCGTCAACGAATGGCCCGAGGTCGACTGGTTCGAGGCCTTGTCGGAGAATTACATGGTTGGCGGGGGCAAGCCGCTGCACTACCTCGACCGTATCCGCGAACGCTATCCCATGGTCATGCACGGCGTATCGTTATCCATCGGCGGCGGCGACCCGCTCGATCGGAATTATCTAATGCAACTCAAGACGCTGGCGGAACGCATCCAGCCCGCATGGATCTCGGATCATCTGTGCTGGACCGGGCTGCACGGAAAAAATATGCACGATCTGCTGCCCTTGCCTTACACCGAGGAAGCGATCGCCCATGTGGTCGCGCGCATCGTCCAGGTTCAGGACTATCTCGGCCGGCGCATACTTTTGGAAAACGTCTCCAGTTACGTGACCTACACGCAATCGTCGATTAGTGAGTGGGAATTTCTGAGCGAAATCGTCGAGCGCGCGGACTGCCTGCTGCTGCTCGATATCAATAACATTTACGTCAGCGCCCGCAATCACGGTTTCGATGCCTTAGATTATCTGCGGGGCGTGCCCGCGGCGCGCGTTTGTCAGTTTCACCTGGCCGGCCACACCACGGGCGATGGGGGTCTACTCATAGACACTCACGACCATCCCGTGATCGATCCGGTATGGACGCTGTACGCACAAGCCGTGCGCCGCTTCGGGTTTGTCTCCACCATGATCGAACGCGACAGCAACATCCCGGCGCTGCCCGAACTGCTAACGGAGCTCGATTGCGCGCGCTGCATCGCGAAACCGATCCTTGCCGAGCTCGCGGCGTGA
- a CDS encoding putative DNA-binding domain-containing protein translates to MSELARLQEQFHAYLLSGEPRVTECVTGTARVSAEQRLAVYGRAYRLRLQEVLDGDFQGLRTLVGAPEFERLGHAYIDAHPSGHPSLRWFGKYLSAFLARTPPYAAQPVLAEMAAFEWAQGEVFDAEDDAALSVEDIAPLPPRAWPTMRLTFHASLRRLNLDWNAPSIWQAVKKKETPPAPAQSEGVMIPWLLWRSKLEIRWRSLSADEAWAIDACMQGHNFSEVCEGLCEWIETSSAALHAAVMLKRWATDGLVARVTPA, encoded by the coding sequence GTGAGCGAGCTGGCGCGCCTTCAGGAGCAATTCCACGCCTATTTGCTATCTGGCGAGCCGCGCGTGACCGAGTGTGTGACGGGCACGGCCAGGGTTAGCGCGGAGCAACGACTGGCGGTGTACGGGCGCGCTTACCGTCTGCGCCTGCAGGAAGTGCTGGATGGCGATTTTCAGGGGCTTAGGACCCTGGTTGGCGCGCCTGAGTTCGAGCGGCTGGGCCACGCGTATATCGACGCTCACCCGTCAGGTCATCCGTCGCTCCGCTGGTTCGGAAAATACTTGAGCGCGTTTCTTGCGCGCACGCCGCCATATGCCGCACAACCGGTGCTGGCCGAGATGGCGGCCTTCGAGTGGGCCCAAGGCGAAGTCTTCGATGCTGAAGATGACGCCGCGCTCAGCGTTGAAGATATCGCGCCGCTGCCCCCGCGAGCGTGGCCGACCATGCGCCTGACCTTCCATGCATCGTTACGACGCCTGAATCTCGACTGGAACGCGCCTTCGATTTGGCAGGCCGTAAAGAAAAAGGAGACGCCACCGGCACCCGCGCAAAGTGAGGGCGTGATGATCCCTTGGCTTCTGTGGCGGAGCAAACTCGAGATCCGCTGGCGTTCGCTCAGCGCCGACGAGGCCTGGGCGATAGATGCCTGCATGCAAGGCCACAATTTCAGCGAAGTCTGCGAGGGGCTTTGCGAGTGGATCGAAACATCCAGCGCCGCCCTGCACGCGGCCGTCATGCTCAAGCGCTGGGCCACCGACGGCCTAGTCGCGCGCGTAACGCCTGCCTGA